From the genome of Mucispirillum schaedleri ASF457:
TAATTTATAATATATATTTTTGCAATAAATTCTTAAATTCAGGTATTACATGAAAAAGACAGCTTTTATTTTATTAATAATTTTTGCTTTTTACTATAAAAGTTTTGCAGCAGCTGCTATAATAAAATCAGAAATAGATATTAATCTTAATATGATTAAAGGAAGTATTACTATAACTTCCACAAAAGCAGAAACTGTTACAGTATCACTTTATCATGATATGCAGCTTTTAAGCAGTGATAAAAGAGTAAAATATAATAAAAACCGTAACGAATACACTATAAGCCTTGATGGCTTATCTCCTGTAATATTATCATACATTAAAAACATTACTGATACATCAGATACTATCAGCAAAGATTTTATTTCAATATATTCAAGCATTGTGCCAGCAGTTACAAATATTGAAAATGCTGAGCTTTATATTAATATACCTGAAAATTTTCAGGGGCTTGCAAGCCAGTTTGTAACATTTAATAAAAACGAAAATACAATGCTTTTTACATATAATTCTCTGCCAGAAAATATATATTTTGCAGCTTCAAGTAACTATATTGTCAAAAAAATAACACAAAATCATATTGATATATATACACTTTTATTTAAAGAGCATGAAAATTTAAGCTATAAACTTCTCCAAAAAGCAGCCTATTATATTGAAATATATGAAAACCTGTTTGTATCACACTTTCCATATCATAATTTTATTGTAGTAGAAGATGTAAACCCTTACGGTCATGCACTTGCTTCTATGGCAGTATTTGGCTCATCTATTATTGATAAAGATTTTGTTGCAGAACGCTCGCTGGGTCATGAAGTGCTGCACCAGTGGTTTGGGGCAGCTATTGAAAGCAGCATGGCAGATGGCAACTTTTTAGAAGCGATTACCACATATTTTTCTGATTATTTCTATGAAAAAGATGACAGAATTAAATACAGAAAAGATATATTGATAAAATATCAGGCTTATGCAGCAGCAAAAAGTTTCCCTTTAAAAGAGTTTATATATAATGCTGGCAAAAAAGAGCAGTCTATAGGTTACGGCAAAGGGCTTATGGTGCTGCATATGGCTAAAAACAAAGCAGGTGATGATGCTTTTATGGCTGGCATTAGAAAATTTATAAATGATAAGCTTTATTCAACTGCATCTTGGAAAGATTTACTTTCATATATTGGTATGGATAATGATTTTTATACAAACTGGATATTAAGTAAAGATAATATTATCCTTGCAGTAAATAATGTTTCTTTTCAAAATAAGATACTTTCTTTTAACTTAATCAGAAAAGGCGGGGAAGATGAGATAAATATTCCATTTACCCATATTTCAGAAAACAATGCTGTAACTGGTAAATTTAAAATAAAAACAGGTGTAAACCAAATAGTATATAACTTAAAATCTGATAATGATACATTTATAATAGATGATAGGTATGATTTAATGCGGGCATTATATCCTGCAGAAATCATCCCGTCATTTGATTATCTTTTTGGTGCTGATGAAATATTATTTGCAGGTAATAAAAATGAGGATAATACATTCAGAGAAATATTTCCTAACATATCAGAAGCTATCCATATTAGAAAACTAAGCCTGCACCATTTAAAAGACAGAAATGTTATTATATCTATGGAAAACACTGTTCCGCAGACTGTGGCAGAGCTTTTAAAAAGCACACTGACTTTTACTTTTGAGATAAGTAATACTACATATAAAGTAGTGAGAAACCCATATTCTCAAGGGGATAAGTTTATTATGTTTTCTTTTAATAACACAAAAGAAAGCCTGAATAAGCTTGCCCATTACGGCTCTTATTCTTATATAGCACTTAATAAAAATCAAGTAACTGCAAAAGAAAAAAATACTACGCCAAATGGAATAAAAATATTTGGCAGATAGAGGAATATAATGAAAAAAATTTTACTTTCAAGTTTAATTTTAATGATGTCATACTCATTCAGCTTTGGTGCTGTGTATAATCAGGATAATAGAATTCCAGTGCCTTATGTGCTGAAAACAATAAAAGATTTTGAAAATAATGCAAATACTTATGAAAAAGCTTTAATGCGTAAAAATATACTTCATAAACTTTCTATATATGGAGTAAATAAAATCCCTGATATAAATGATGAAGTGATAGGATTTATTTTCCACATGATTAAATTAAATATAGGTGAAAAGAAATTTCAGGCTGGCTTAAATAAAATGGCAGATTTAAAAGATATGCCTTCTCTTACATGGCTGCAAATATTAAGATGTTTTGAAGATGTTGATGCAGACAGCTTTTATGATGCTTATTTTTCTAAAAATCCACTTATTAAATTAACAGTAACAAATGCAGAATACATTTCTGAAAAAGGAAACTATTATATTTCATTTACTCTTTTAAGAAAATATGGTGATAAAATAGTAAATATTCCTTATGTAATAGAATATGATGATAAGAAAGAATATGGCAGACTGCAGTCAAGCATAGACAGAGAAGAAACTTTCAAAGTGCCTGTTAATACTGGTGCAGTTAAGCTTGTTTTAGACCCAAACTATCATGTAATAAGAATGCTTAATGATAATGAAAAATCACCTGTTATTGCTGATATTTTAAATAAGGAAAATATCTTGTATATAGACAAACACTATGATAGTGCAGTATATTCTGTATTTAAAAATCTAAAATTTGTGTATGATGATGAAGTAAAATTTAGTGATTTAGAAAATTATGATGTTATTATTGGAAGTTATGATAATAAAATTGCTAAATTTTTTGCAGATAAGCGTATAAGCAGCACAGATAATTCTGAATATTTTATTTTTAAAAATCCTTTAAATAAAGATAAATATATTTTAATTGCCAATAATATACATGCAGGAAGTATACATTTATTAGAAAATTATGCTTTTAATCAGGAATTGATTTTTAAAAATGATAAACTTATTTCTAAATCAAATATGCAGACAGATATGGGTATAACTGTATTAGAGCATGAAAAAGATGTAATAATAGATGTTAAAAAACTTGATACATTTCAAGATATGATGAAAAAAGCTGCTGTATATAAAGTAATATTTGCGGGAGAAAGCCACAATGAATATTCTCATCATGCTAACCAGCTTGCTTTAATAGAATATCTTAATAACTCTAAAAAGAAAACTGCAATAGCTATGGAGATGGTGCAGTATAAATATTTAAATGTGGTAAATGACTTTGTAAAGGGCAGAATTACAGAAAAAGAAATGCTTGATGGCATTGATTATTATAACAACTGGAGCTTTGATTATTCTCTTTATGCCCCAATATTCAGATATGCAAGGGATAATAATATAGATATAATTCCACTAAATATTGAAAGAGAAATTACATCAAAAGTATATCAAGGGCAGATTGATAATTTAACTGAAGAACAGAAGCTTGCTCTGCCTGAACGCATGAGAATTATAAATAATGAATATGAAAATAAAATTAAATCAATTTTTAAAATGCATGCAGACAGCACAAATAAATTTACAGACTTTTTCATATCTCAAAATATCTGGGATGAGATTATGGCAAAACATTTAGCAGATTATAGAAAAGCA
Proteins encoded in this window:
- a CDS encoding M1 family aminopeptidase, with the protein product MKKTAFILLIIFAFYYKSFAAAAIIKSEIDINLNMIKGSITITSTKAETVTVSLYHDMQLLSSDKRVKYNKNRNEYTISLDGLSPVILSYIKNITDTSDTISKDFISIYSSIVPAVTNIENAELYINIPENFQGLASQFVTFNKNENTMLFTYNSLPENIYFAASSNYIVKKITQNHIDIYTLLFKEHENLSYKLLQKAAYYIEIYENLFVSHFPYHNFIVVEDVNPYGHALASMAVFGSSIIDKDFVAERSLGHEVLHQWFGAAIESSMADGNFLEAITTYFSDYFYEKDDRIKYRKDILIKYQAYAAAKSFPLKEFIYNAGKKEQSIGYGKGLMVLHMAKNKAGDDAFMAGIRKFINDKLYSTASWKDLLSYIGMDNDFYTNWILSKDNIILAVNNVSFQNKILSFNLIRKGGEDEINIPFTHISENNAVTGKFKIKTGVNQIVYNLKSDNDTFIIDDRYDLMRALYPAEIIPSFDYLFGADEILFAGNKNEDNTFREIFPNISEAIHIRKLSLHHLKDRNVIISMENTVPQTVAELLKSTLTFTFEISNTTYKVVRNPYSQGDKFIMFSFNNTKESLNKLAHYGSYSYIALNKNQVTAKEKNTTPNGIKIFGR
- a CDS encoding ChaN family lipoprotein, with the protein product MKKILLSSLILMMSYSFSFGAVYNQDNRIPVPYVLKTIKDFENNANTYEKALMRKNILHKLSIYGVNKIPDINDEVIGFIFHMIKLNIGEKKFQAGLNKMADLKDMPSLTWLQILRCFEDVDADSFYDAYFSKNPLIKLTVTNAEYISEKGNYYISFTLLRKYGDKIVNIPYVIEYDDKKEYGRLQSSIDREETFKVPVNTGAVKLVLDPNYHVIRMLNDNEKSPVIADILNKENILYIDKHYDSAVYSVFKNLKFVYDDEVKFSDLENYDVIIGSYDNKIAKFFADKRISSTDNSEYFIFKNPLNKDKYILIANNIHAGSIHLLENYAFNQELIFKNDKLISKSNMQTDMGITVLEHEKDVIIDVKKLDTFQDMMKKAAVYKVIFAGESHNEYSHHANQLALIEYLNNSKKKTAIAMEMVQYKYLNVVNDFVKGRITEKEMLDGIDYYNNWSFDYSLYAPIFRYARDNNIDIIPLNIEREITSKVYQGQIDNLTEEQKLALPERMRIINNEYENKIKSIFKMHADSTNKFTDFFISQNIWDEIMAKHLADYRKANPDTSIVVICGNGHAGKNSGIPLRYKRLTGEDSFVIMQGEPINHEETNADVYIYPEEIKSKGTPKIGVVIAANDKENGIVKVESVTKKSPADKAGIKNGDVIVKCGYHDIKNIGSLKYALYEKGYNGILECEIKRGKNILNKSIKLFEYDDSSEMDEMIKKHIEKMKKK